One region of Drosophila kikkawai strain 14028-0561.14 chromosome 2R, DkikHiC1v2, whole genome shotgun sequence genomic DNA includes:
- the Or56a gene encoding odorant receptor 56a translates to MFRVKELLLSRKTFNTPIFQTHLSCFRWYGYVASEDQKKAWFSLLRCTVFTASIWLSCALMLGRVFRGYEKLIDGATSCATAVQYFTVSIATLNAYVQRDRVIALLRLVHSDLENFMTEADDQELELLAITQVYTRTITLILWVPSVVAGLIAYLDCIYRTFFLPQTVFNMPAVKRGEEQPILLFQLFPFGELCDNFVIGYLGPCYALALGITTIPLWHTFITCLMKYVNLKLQILNKRVREMDITRLNPNLVIDRLTPSELTHWRMQLCKEFVEEQLRIRKFVQELQNLIRVPVMADFMIFSVLMCFLFFALTVGVPSKMDYFFMFIYLFVMAGILWMYHWHATLIVECHDELSLAYYSCEWYTFEIPVQRMLLFVMMHAQRPMRMRALLVDLNLRTFIDIVRGAYSYFNLLRSSHLY, encoded by the exons ATGTTCAGAGTTAAGGAACTGCTCCTTTCGCGGAAGACCTTCAACACTCCCATCTTTCAAACCCATTTGAGTTGCTTTCGCTGGTATGGCTATGTGGCCTCCGAGGATCAGAAGAAGGCCTGGTTTAGCCTCCTTCGCTGCACTGTCTTTACGGCCTCCATTTGGCTGAGCTGTGCCCTGATGCTAGGACGGGTTTTTCGCGGCTACGAGAAGCTCATCGATGGAGCCACGAGTTGTGCCACTGCGGTTCAGTATTTCACAGTGTCCATTGCCACCTTGAATGCATATGTGCAGCGGGATA GAGTTATTGCCCTTCTTCGCCTGGTCCACTCGGATCTTGAAAACTTTATGACCGAAGCCGACGATCAGGAGTTGGAGCTTCTGGCCATAACGCAGGTGTACACCCGCACCATTACCCTGATCCTCTGGGTGCCATCGGTGGTGGCTGGCTTGATTGCCTATTTGGACTGTATTTACAGGACTTTCTTTCTGCCCCAGACTGTATTCAATATGCCGGCGGTTAAACGGGGCGAGGAGCAGCCTATTTTGCTTTTTCAGCTCTTTCCCTTTGGCGAACTTTGCGATAACTTTGTGATTGGTTATCTTGGACCCTGTTATGCCCTGGCCTTGGGTATCACCACCATCCCGCTGTGGCATACCTTCATAACGTGTCTCATGAAGTATGTGAACCTCAAGCTGCAGATACTGAATAAGAGAGTGCGGGAAATGGAT atcaCCAGACTAAATCCCAACTTGGTTATAGATCGCCTGACACCCAGTGAGCTGACTCATTGGCGAATGCAACTCTGCAAGGAGTTTGTAGAGGAGCAGCTCAGGATTCGAAAGTTTGTCCAGGAATTGCAGAATCTGATTCGTGTGCCCGTTATGGCCGATTTCATGATCTTTTCGGTGCTCATGtgctttcttttctttgccttaACAGTGGGG GTGCCCAGCAAGATGGACTACTTCTTCATGTTTATCTATCTTTTTGTGATGGCTGGCATACTGTGGATGTACCATTGGCATGCCACTTTAATTGTTGAATGT CACGACGAACTATCCTTGGCGTACTACTCCTGCGAATGGTACACCTTCGAGATACCTGTCCAGCGAATGCTGCTCTTTGTGATGATGCATGCCCAGCGGCCGATGAGGATGCGCGCCCTGCTGGTCGATCTGAATCTGAGGACCTTCATAGAT ATTGTGCGTGGGGCCTACAGCTACTTCAACCTGCTGCGTAGCTCCCACTTGTATTAG
- the Obp56g gene encoding general odorant-binding protein 56h: MRATLALTLLLSCLTGILSQHMNMDSAVTKEVVEGCLKENGVSTDDLADLQSGKVKSSDAKDNVKCATLCILVKSGYMDSTGSLLTEKIKQQFVNSPLSAAVEKDLERCSKVKGANACDTAFQVLACFQMQNNQG, translated from the exons ATGAGGGCTACTCTGGCATTGACTCTGCTGCTCAGCTGCCTGACAGGGATTCTGTCG CAACACATGAACATGGATTCAGCGGTGACTAAAGAAGTGGTAGAGGGTTGCCTGAAGGAAAATGGAGTTTCTACCGATGACTTGGCAGACCTGCAGAGCGGCAAGGTGAAGTCTTCAGATGCCAAAGACAACGTCAAGTGCGCCACCCTGTGTATACTGGTGAAGAGCGGCTACATGGACTCCACTGGCAGTTTGCTGACCGAGAAGATCAAGCAGCAATTTGTTAACTCGCCCCTCAGTGCCGCCGTGGAGAAGGATCTGGAAAGGTGCAGCAAGGTCAAGGGTGCCAATGCCTGCGATACTGCCTTCCAGGTGCTGGCATGTTTCCAGATGCAGAACAATCAAGGCTAG